A window from Salvia miltiorrhiza cultivar Shanhuang (shh) chromosome 2, IMPLAD_Smil_shh, whole genome shotgun sequence encodes these proteins:
- the LOC131011817 gene encoding uncharacterized protein LOC131011817 isoform X2 yields MDLPPPPPSFGRRHHHHHLRYENVLRPPDFLPPPYPHHLPPPPPPPQTRSSNILLPPPSPPPPPPPPLPMRHMSPTPHPRRFAFSPPRYPIIERSHHYEFDPPPKPYFRPTRLPPPPPPPPREDMPLQIVPDYPKRNPFFEYENYSRGRIDDIRELPENWDRDLRWGATGVHSRVPEIDRGRRDRYRDVIPESLELYRKRDDGRRWDSELSDWGSDLDRRRDYDERRWDSGRDYDERRWDSGRNDRSRDLYRECDYDERRWDSGMNDRSPDLYREPSFDGRRWDSGINNQGRELCIQVVDDDERRRDSSRSAGVLSRLGNRQRELSENDLRLGGVLSRRGNRQPEFAEDDLSLGGVLSRLGNRQPEFSADNPSLGRFSGRLGTGVSKGELMWPDKKKKLQKKNTLLRTQLGSRSRHSGGFKSQHFANNTSRGSFKVKEKGSAKMQTRMEVKREREQSPMELAISFKSNALVAKAIQVPSHPATELSVRSNSVEERIGCSASALPAAKQNVVSDFQFDSQEASKEHTSTRQPLLGADLQMERDNHTFKVDACNPLVPKLKRKRSNLNTRPALSYVVHSVITKCSDHAGGLVTTTEDADRVHQLRADGVAHQAHENFLPKENCGYGDSLNINLDVNISNKNVHDKASVCDADMDAIKPVSRYIKFGSDTEDEVSEHPNLGEAMQMKEDAIISDVAFKDANSEDFFPNQPDTPQVMLDAKHFRSLEGAAVTVCPNVAFDISVSSCILSANNKETLPEFEASFSDNVGTVLSHNVYSVEGSPEMLSGGETCLSIDNSSSKVITDEETCVSVGHSSKDIRKRKRGGAQMGLSGTKTNVNVETVRFIDGGVTRCLAKDIDPAMDGDFADEKDRCKVVNCLQEGPSGVEDSVLEVDFTANGSFPGYQKKQKLSSPRSSLSSLSEDDTLADGFSNPPILEQHSTRPSELGAERSGNTSSASITTTQCRTTDVRGEVGINDLNVANQDEDLVDGDGSLGNDDLALIASGISCSDRNCPSASDSGDESLASSFDMRSCMSSPEGLHVYSDSCFLGNTKTDACLSDTEMICRSDKISNKKHVFADPNTSSLGRCFEAAVKKSQTNPGIPQFLLKDTSQVVKKLYPVHGKLTWSKDQVPSAVTKVFPVQHPPLNFSNTRKSYSSHATKSRTWCRTVDSTAAVVEPKVKPPIPQSNATKAARPIQSSYIRKGNSLLRKPLSDDTSHGFPGSSCSVYRLSPCSNTIKNDLASDCKTGDADALTLKRTGQVNTSEMTKALTKNRSVNSLSLTPCNLEELLPVSNPHSNGCTSKTLDVMEEMINSSPVPECRTDSVVNSDSQSTAVEGNSEKKIIYVKRRSYQLVATSNSDDISSLGVDNTQSRLSDGYFKSRENQLLRASPENHVKRGNENAIASGLVPHSVIPKTSTRKQSGFAKTCRHSKFSFVWKLHDTQSSEKHKNSLGPRKVWPHLFSPKRAAYWRNLILGIKPSHSNISQKLLVSRKRGALYTRSSHGYSLRMSKVLSVGGSSLKWSKSIERSSKKANEEATRAVAAAEKRKKEEKGAVHIASKSRNHVSRKWVLSVKLRPGERIFRIGSERYRMDPTRRTLQRITDKESSSSVALQSKKNVKRSYIPRRLFIGNEEYVRIGNGNQLIRDPKKRVRVLASEKVRWSLRTARLRLARKRKYCQFFTRFGKCNKDDGKCPYIHDPSKIVVCTKFLTGSCTNINCKLTHKVIPERMQDCSYFLKGSCSNDNCPYRHVHVNPDSSVCDNFLRGYCADGNECLKKHTYVCPAFEATGVCPQASTCKLHHPKKKIEKKPTIEQKVVRGRYFDGGLVGADDWSTAAAAPIEKLSSKGKDDIVVHEGQFPDYISLEVSDDETDEALVLEKVCDEILPDAQKDHGVE; encoded by the exons ATGGAtctcccgccgccgccgcctagcttcggccgccgccaccaccaccaccacctcaggTACGAAAACGTCCTCCGCCCTCCTGATTTCCTTCCCCCACCCTATCCCCACCACCTCCCCCCACCACCGCCTCCACCACAAACCCGTTCGTCGAATATTCTTCTTCCAccaccgtcgccgccgcctccccctcCTCCACCCCTACCAATGCGTCACATGTCGCCAACCCCTCATCCTCGGCGTTTTGCTTTCTCTCCGCCGCGGTACCCTATTATTGAGCGATCCCATCATTACGAATTCGATCCACCACCAAAACCCTATTTCCGCCCCACTCGTCTTCCGCCTCCACCGCCCCCACCTCCGAGAGAAGACATGCCCTTGCAAATTGTTCCTGATTATCCCAAGAGAAATCCTTTCTTCGAATATGAAAATTATTCTCGGGGTCGTATTGATGATATACGTGAATTGCCTGAAAATTGGGATCGAGATTTGCGTTGGGGTGCCACGGGAGTTCATAGCAGGGTTCCCGAGATTGATAGAGGGCGTCGTGATAGATACCGTGATGTAATTCCTGAGAGTCTTGAGTTGTATAGAAAGAGGGATGATGGCAGGAGATGGGATAGTGAACTTAGTGATTGGGGTTCTGACTTGGACAGAAGGAGGGACTATGATGAGAGGAGATGGGATAGTGGTAGGGACTATGATGAGAGGAGATGGGATAGTGGTAGGAATGATCGGAGTCGTGACTTGTATAGGGAGTGTGATTATGATGAAAGAAGATGGGATAGTGGTATGAATGACCGGAGCCCTGACTTGTACAGGGAGCCTAGTTTTGATGGGAGGAGATGGGATAGTGGTATAAACAATCAGGGACGCGAGTTGTGTATTCAGGTGGTGGATGATGATGAGAGGAGACGGGATTCTAGCAGGTCTGCTGGAGTTTTGTCTCGACTGGGAAACAGGCAGCGAGAACTTTCTGAGAATGATCTAAGGTTAGGTGGGGTTTTGTCTCGACGGGGAAACAGGCAACCGGAATTTGCTGAGGATGATTTGAGTTTGGGTGGAGTTTTGTCTCGATTGGGAAACAGGCAACCAGAATTTTCTGCCGATAATCCAAGTTTGGGTAGATTTAGTGGTAGGTTAGGGACCGGGGTTAGTAAGGGGGAGTTAATGTGGCCTgataagaagaagaaattgcAGAAAAAGAATACATTACTTAGGACCCAATTAGGAAGTCGTAGTAGGCACAGTGGAGGTTTTAAGTCTCAACACTTTGCAAACAACACTAGTAGAGGTAGTTTCAAGGTCAAGGAAAAAGGATCTGCGAAGATGCAGACAAGAATGGAAGtcaagagagagagggagcagAGTCCTATGGAGCTTGCTATTTCATTTAAGTCAAATGCACTTGTGGCGAAGGCTATTCAGGTGCCATCTCATCCAGCTACTGAATTAAGTGTAAGGTCAAATTCAGTGGAAGAAAGAATAGGGTGTAGTGCGTCTGCTTTGCCTGCAGCCAAACAGAATGTTGTTTCAGATTTCCAATTTGATTCACAGGAAGCTTCAAAAGAGCACACCAGTACAAGGCAGCCTTTGCTTGGAGCTGATCTGCAGATGGAAAGAGATAATCATACCTTCAAAGTTGATGCTTGTAATCCCTTGGTTCCTAAGCTGAAGAGGAAAAGGAGCAATTTGAACACAAGACCTGCTTTGTCATATGTGGTCCATAGTGTAATTACTAAGTGTTCTGATCATGCAGGGGGATTGGTAACTACTACGGAGGATGCTGATCGTGTGCACCAGTTGAGAGCTGATGGGGTCGCACATCAGGCACATGAGAACTTTTTACCTAAAGAGAATTGTGGTTATGGGGACAGTTTGAACATCAATCTGGATGTGAACATTTCCAACAAAAATGTACATGATAAAGCTTCTGTATGTGATGCAGATATGGATGCAATTAAGCCCGTTAGCCGATATATTAAGTTTGGTAGTGATACAGAAGATGAAGTTAGTGAACATCCTAATCTGGGTGAGGCAATGCAAATGAAAGAGGATGCTATCATCTCTGATGTAGCATTTAAAGATGCTAACTCAGAGGACTTTTTCCCAAATCAGCCTGATACGCCCCAAGTTATGTTAGATGCAAAGCATTTCAGAAGTTTAGAAGGTGCTGCTGTTACAGTTTGTCCAAATGTTGCTTTTGACATTTCTGTCAGTTCTTGCATTCTTTCGGCAAATAATAAGGAGACTTTACCTGAGTTTGAAGCATCTTTTTCTGATAATGTGGGAACTGTTCTCTCACATAATGTTTACTCTGTGGAAGGATCTCCCGAGATGCTAAGTGGCGGAGAAACTTGCTTATCTATTGATAATTCATCCTCCAAGGTGATAACTGACGAAGAAACTTGTGTATCTGTTGGCCACTCATCCAAGGATATTAGGAAGAGGAAACGTGGAGGTGCTCAGATGGGTCTTTCTGGTACAAAGACCAATGTGAATGTCGAAACAGTTAGATTCATTGATGGTGGAGTTACAAGGTGTTTGGCAAAGGATATTGATCCTGCAATGGATGGCGACTTTGCTGATGAGAAAGATAGATGCAAGGTGGTTAACTGCTTACAAGAAGGTCCCTCTGGAGTTGAAGATTCAGTCCTAGAGGTTGATTTCACTGCAAATGGCTCATTCCCAGGCTACCAGAAGAAGCAGAAACTTTCCAGCCCAAGATCGAGTCTCTCATCTCTTTCCGAAGATGATACACTTGCAGATGGGTTCAGTAATCCCCCAATTCTTGAGCAGCATTCCACCAGGCCATCTGAATTGGGAGCTGAGCGAAGTGGGAATACTTCATCAGCATCCATAACCACCACACAATGCCGAACCACTGATGTGCGAGGTGAAGTTGGTATTAATGACTTAAATGTCGCAAATCAGGATGAGGATCTGGTAGATGGTGACGGATCACTAGGGAATGATGATCTTGCTTTAATTGCTAGTGGTATATCGTGTTCTGACAGAAATTGTCCCAGTGCTTCTGATTCTGGGGATGAATCGTTAGCGTCTAGCTTTGACATGCGATCTTGCATGTCTTCTCCTGAAGGGCTGCATGTTTACTCTGATTCATGTTTTTTGGGAAACACTAAGACTGATGCCTGCCTATCAGATACTGAAATGATTTGTCGGAGTGACAAAATATCCAACAAAAAGCATGTGTTTGCTGATCCAAATACCAGTTCTCTTGGGAGATGTTTCGAGGCAGCTGTTAAAAAATCACAAACTAATCCTGGCATTCCACAATTTCTACTTAAGGATACCAGTCAAGTGGTCAAGAAACTTTATCCAGTACATGGTAAACTAACTTGGAGTAAGGACCAAGTTCCTTCTGCTGTTACTAAAGTTTTTCCTGTGCAGCATCCTCCTTTAAATTTTAGTAATACGCGGAAATCATATTCTTCTCATGCTACAAAATCAAGGACGTGGTGTCGCACTGTTGACTCCACTGCTGCAGTTGTGGAACCTAAAGTAAAACCTCCCATTCCTCAGAGTAATGCAACAAAGGCAGCCAGACCTATACAGAGTTCATATATACGAAAAGGTAATAGTCTATTGAGGAAACCCCTGTCAGATGACACTTCACATGGATTCCCTGGTTCAAGTTGCTCAGTTTATCGGCTAAGTCCTTGCTCCAACACTATAAAGAATGACCTAGCATCTGACTGCAAGACTGGTGATGCTGATGCACTAACTCTGAAGAGAACAGGGCAAGTAAACACTTCTGAAATGACAAAAGCACTGACCAAAAATCGTAGTGTGAACTCATTAAGTTTAACTCCTTGCAACTTGGAGGAGCTTTTGCCCGTAAGTAATCCTCACAGCAATGGTTGTACTTCTAAGACTTTAGATGTCATGGAGGAGATGATAAATTCTTCTCCTGTTCCTGAATGCCGAACTGATTCAGTCGTCAACTCAGATAGCCAAAGTACAGCCGTAGAAGGGAACTCAGAAAAGAAGATTATTTATGTCAAGAGGAGATCTTATCAATTGGTTGCGACTTCTAATTCTGATGATATATCTTCATTAGGGGTGGATAATACCCAATCACGATTATCTGATGGTTACTTCAAGAGTAGGGAAAATCAGCTTTTAAGAGCATCACCAGAAAATCATGTCAAACGAGGGAATGAAAATGCTATTGCATCTGGACTGGTGCCTCACTCAGTTATTCCTAAAACTTCTACAAGGAAGCAATCTGGTTTTGCCAAGACTTGCAGACATTCGAAATTTTCATTTGTGTGGAAATTGCATGATACGCAGTCTTCAGAAAAGCATAAGAATTCTTTGGGACCTCGGAAAGTCTGGCCACATTTGTTTTCTCCTAAAAGAGCTGCTTATTGGAGAAATCTTATACTGGGTATAAAACCGTCCCATTCCAACATCAG CCAAAAACTGCTGGTGTCAAGAAAGAGAGGTGCACTTTACACTAGATCAAGTCATGGGTATTCTCTTAGGATGTCGAAAGTCTTAAGTGTTGGTGGCTCTAGTTTAAAGTGGTCGAAATCAATTGAAAGGAGCTCGAAGAAAGCCAATGAG GAAGCTACAagagctgttgctgctgctgagAAGAGGAAAAAAGAGGAAAAGGGTGCTGTTCACATTGCTTCAAAGAGCAGAAATCATGTTTCTCGTAAGTGGGTTCTTAGTGTAAAGCTGCGTCCAG GAGAACGAATATTTCGTATTGGTTCAGAACGCTACAGAATGGATCCAACAAGGAGGACTCTTCAGAGGATCACAG ATAAAGAATCATCATCATCAGTGGCTCTTCAATCTAAAAAGAATGTTAAGAGATCTTATATTCCCAGGAGATTATTTATTGGCAATGAAGA ATATGTTCGAATTGGAAATGGTAACCAGCTTATTAGAGATCCAAAGAAACGTGTCCGTGTCCTTGCAAGCGAGAAAGTTCGCTGGAGTTTGCGAACTGCCCGGCTGCGATTGgctagaaagagaaaatattgtCAGTTCTTCACTAGATTCGGAAAATGCAACAAGGATGATGGGAAGTGTCCGTACATCCATGATCCCTCTAAAATAGTAGTCTGTACAAAATTCCTAACTGGTTCATGCACCAATATCAACTGCAAATTGACCCACAAG GTTATCCCCGAGAGGATGCAAGATTGTTCATATTTTCTGAAAG GGTCGTGCTCCAATGACAATTGTCCTTATAGACATGTACATGTCAATCCTGATTCAAGTGTTTGTGACAATTTCCTCAGAGGCTACTGTGCTGATGGCAATGAG TGCCTGAAGAAACACACCTATGTCTGCCCTGCTTTTGAAGCAACTGGAGTGTGTCCTCAAGCATCAACATGCAAGCTACACCATCCGAAAAAGAAGATAGAAAAGAAACCAACAATTGAGCAAAAGGTTGTAAGAGGCCGCTACTTTGATGGTGGACTAGTTGGAGCTGATGACTGgagcacagcagcagcagcaccgATAGAGAAGCTCTCCTCGAAAGGTAAGGATGACATAGTTGTGCATGAAGGACAATTCCCGGATTATATTAGCTTAGAAGTCAGTGATGATGAAACGGATGAAGCACTGGTCTTGGAAAAAGTATGCGATGAAATTCTGCCAGATGCACAAAAAGATCATGGTGTTGAATAG